The sequence ATCCCGAATCGGGCCTCCTCCTCGCCGACGGCTGCCGCTCGCGCTGGGGCTATGCGGAGCGGGAGATCTTCCTGCGCGATCACCTGCCCGAAGCGCGCTGCCCGCAGCCGCGTCGCTGGTACGACGACATCTGGGGCGCGATCGGCGGGCTCTTCTCCGCCGAGGATCGTCGGGAGCTGGAGGACGCGCGTCGCGAGATCGCGCGCGAGCTGGAGCGTGCCCGCCGCTCGGAGCGACGCGGCTCGCGGGACAACGATTCGTACGATCGCCGTACGCAGCGCGAGCAGGAGATGCGCGAGCTCGAGCGGGAGATGGAAGAGATTGCGCGTGAGCGGGAGGAGATCCTGCGCGACCGCGAGGAGGAGATCCGCGAGTTCCTGGAGCGACGCAGCCGCGACCTGGAGCGCCGGTCGAGGCGCGGCAACTAGCTCGCCACGGTAATCCGAAAGCGCGACGGCCGCCCACCCTGCAAGGGATGGACGGCCGTCCGCGTATCCACGACCTGCGTGGTTCAGCGCCGCGACTGATCGTCGCGACCGGTGCGATCCGGTCGATCACCCTGCTGCGACGAGCTGTGATCGCTCGTGCCGCTCGAACGATCCGTCGTGTCCTGGGTGCGCCCGCTGCCGCGCATCCCCTCCGCCCGCGACCAGTCGGTATCACCCACGCGCTGCTGCGAGGACGACGTGCCGCCGGTCGCGCTCGTTCGGCCAGCTCCGCCGGTGCCGCTCACTTCGCCCGATGGGCGTGAGCCACTGCTCGCGGCCATTCCAGTCGTGCGCTGCTGCTCGCCCCGCATCTCGTCACGCGCTTCACGCACGCTGTCGCGGGCGTGACCGGCGATCTCCCGGCCACGATCGCGCAACCCCTCACGATCGATGTTGTGCTCGCTCGCTGCGTGCATGGCCGTTTCCTTCGCCCGGTCGACAGCATCACCGATCCGCTCACCGATGCTATGCCCCTCGGTTTCGCGCGCGGACTCCTCGATGCTGTCCTTCGCCTCGCGTGCGACCTGCTTCGCCTCACCGGCGACTTCGCGTGCGACCTCCTTCACCTCGCCCGCCGTTTCCCGCGCGGTGTCCTTGAGGCTGTCGCTGGCCGGCCCGATGTGCTCGTCCTCCCAGCGCGTGGTCGGTGCCATCATCCCGGCGGCGAGCCCGAGACCGAAGGTGATCGCTCCGAGCGCGAGCGGCTGCTCGTGCCGGATGCGCTCGAACTGGTCCTGCGCGCGTCGAGCCGTGCTGCGGGCACGCTCCTTCGTATGCTCCGCGGTCTCACGCGCGCGATCCCTGGCGTGTGATGCGGTCTCGCTCACGCGCTGGCCCGCCGACGACGCTGCATCGCCCATGCGATGGCCCGCATCCGATGCGCGCTCGCCGAGGTGCGATGCGCTGTCCTTCAGTGACGAGGCGGTGTCCCGGATCCGCTCCATGCGCCCCGGGCTGTTGTCCTCCCACTCCATCGAGTCGTCCGGCGTCCATTCGACGCTGGGTCCGTCCTCATGCCGGCGCGTGCTCTGGTCACGACCCGTCGCCTTCTCGATGGCGAGCCAGCCGAGGCCCAGTCCCATGAGCGCGATCGGGACCGGGTGATCCTTCACCACCTCGCCGGCGCCGCCGCTGCCGCTGCGCATACGCCCCCAGAACTCGTCGAACAGCTCGCCGGGCGTCAGCCGGCGCTCGATCGCGTCGACGGTCTCGTGCAGGTCCATCCGTGTGCGCTCGATGTCCCTGCGGATCTCGTCGGGCGAGCGGTTGCCCGAGTCGGGATCGCTCATGCGTGTCTGTTCTTCAGCCATTGCTTCTCTTCCTTCAGAGTTTCCGTGGTCCGACGAGGCACGAGGGACTCCTCGCGCATGCGGTTGCTGGCGCCCTTCACCATCGAGTAGCCGATGATGGCGATCACCGCCGACAGAATGAGCGGCGAGAGCCAGACGGCGTTCTCGAGCCCGACGGCGTCCTCGAGCAGTGCGGTCAACGCCATGTTGATCGTCCAGAGCACGCCAAAGAGCGCCGCCAGCAGCAGGGCTCCGCCGATCGCCATGCTCACAGCACTGCGCGCATACGACCTGACGCTCTCCATGACCTCGGCTTTGGCCAGCTCCACTTCCTGGCGCACGAGCGTGCTGGACTCGCTCTGCAGCTCCTTGAACAGCTGGCCGATGGAGCGCTCGTCGCGCACGGTCGTGCGCTGGACCGGGATGCGCGCACCGTCGGTCGGCGAGCCGATGGAGCCGCCGTACGGGGTGGTACTCATCGGTTCCCCCTCTGGCTGTCCGGATCCTGGCCGGTGCCGCGGTCGGACTGCGTGCCGGTCTCGCGGTCGACGCCCGGGTCGCGCTGCATCCCGCGATCGGCTGAGGTGCTGAACGTGTTCGCCTGGAAACCGCTGGCTCCGTACGTCGTATCGGCACCACCGAGCGACGCGCCGCCGGGGCGGGACGCGCTGAAGTCACTGGTGACCGGACGTGAGGGGCTGCGGCTGGTCGCCTGGCTGCGGTAGGACGTCGCCTCGGTGTTCCGTCGGTACGCCTCGTCCGACATGCCTCCGCCGCCGTAGCTGCCGCCCGGCTCGCCCGCGAAGGAGCGACCGCCCGCGGCCTGGCGGCGCCACTCGTCACCCTGCAGCTCCCCGTCATCGGGCTCGGAGGCGCGCAGGAAACGCCCCATCGCCAGGCCGGCCACGAACGTGCTGCCGAGGAAGACGCCGGTGTTGTTGCGCGCGAGGTTTTCCATGTCGCGCATCATCGCGCCGTAGTCGTTGTTGCGCAGGTAGCCGGTGCTGCGCTCGACCTGGCTCGTCAAATCACCGACGTAGCTCGCGAGCTGCCCCTGGTCATCGTCCTGGAGCGAGTTGCGCGCCGCGTTCAATGCATGCACGATCGAATCGAGACGATCCGCCACGCGATGCTTCTGCCGGTTCACGTTGTCCGCGGCCCGGCGTTGCACGTCAGCGCCCGCCGAGCGCAGCTCTTCCTTCACCGTGTCGCGAACCTGCTCGACTGCTTTCGTGCTGTCCGCGCGCGATTCCATCGATGACCGGTTCGCGGAAGCGGCAAAACGCTCGTCGTTTCCCGTCTCGCCGGTGCTGGATCGGTCCATACGCCCTCCTTCGGAACTGATCCTGAAGAAAAAGGGCCGCGGCTCCGCGCCGCGGCCCCTGCTACAGGTCGCCTGTACGTTGTGATGGATATAGCGCAAGGCGCATGCCCGCCAATGAATGCAGCTGCAGTGGGACCAGGCACGGGACGCTGGCAGAAGTGCGCGCAGTGCGGCACCGATCATGCCCACGCCTGTGCGTATGCAATCAGGGGAGAATGGAGGACATCGGCGTCGCCGCGCCGCACTGGCAGTTGTCGCGGTGATGATCGGGCTGCTCGTCGGACTGATCGCGATCGAGTGGTTGCGACCCACGATCATCCGACGTGTGGGCGGTCCGATCCAGACGGTCGCCGAGGCGCTCACGCCGGGGCTCAGCCGACACGTCGTGATCGTATCGATCGACGGACTGCGCCCCGACGCGATCGCCCGCTACGATGCGCCGACATTGCAGCGGCTGGTTGCTACCGGCCGTTATACGCTGCGCGCGCGGACAGTGGTGCCCAGCAAGACACTGCCGGCACACACGTCCATGCTCACGGGCGCATCCCTCGAGCAGCACGGCGTCTCCTGGAACGAGCCGCTGTCTGACTCGGTGCTGTCGGTGCCGACGATCTTCGAGCGTGCTCGCCGGCATGGCCTGGTCACCGCCGCATTCTTCAGCAAGCCGAAGATGGAGATGCTCGCGAGCGGCAGCGGCTACGATTACGTGCAGCGCCCCGTCGGAGGGCTGATGGGAATGCTCGGGGGTGACGTCCACGAGGACGTGCGAGCGCTGCTGCGGGAGGAGAAGCCGCACCTGCTGTTCGTGCACATCGGCGATCCGGACTACATCGGCCATATCACCGGCTGGATGACGCCGTTCTACGGCAATGCGGTTGCGAGGGCGGACGATGCACTCGAGGAGATCATCACGGTTGCAGACAGTGCATACGGGGTGGGCGAGTACACGCTCATCGTGACCGCGGACCATGGCGGACACGGCCGCGATCACACCGGCCCCGACCCGGTCGACGTGCACATCCCCTGGATCGTGGCAGGCAAGGGTGTGCGTGGAAGCGGCGAGCTGCGCTCGCAGGTCAGGGTCTTCGACACCGGACCCACCGCACTCTGGCTGCTCGGCATCCGCATCGACGCGTCACTGGCGGGGCGGCCCGTGCGCGAGGCCTTCGAAGCGGCGACCGCCGAGACAGTTGCGCAGGACTCTGTCGCCGGTGCCGGCAGCCATCCATGAGCGATCCTGCACCACGCCCAACGCGCTGGTCCGCTACAGCTCCGTGACGGTCTCCTCGAAGACGACGCCACGCTCGCGCAGTCCCGTCATGATGAAGTCGTAGCAGCGCTGATCGGCTCCTGCAAACTCCGGCGGCGAGATACCCGGGCGCCTGTACAGTCCTGCCGCCACCATGCGCACCGCGCTGGTGCAGGTGTATCCCGTGGTCCGTGCCATGGACGTCGTCTGGGTTGCGCGGTCGTAGCGGTCCAGCATCTGGAAGGTGTGCAGCACACGACGCCCGGCGCGCACACCCTCCACCTCCACGCGCATGGCCGTCAGGTCCTCCTCACCGGGCGTGAACTCCCAGGCGGCGAACAGCAGCTTCGCCGAGACCTCCAGCGGTCGCACGGCAGTACCCCCGATCTTCACGAAGTCCGTGCGGAAGAAACCGGTCTCGCGCAGCACCTCCATCAGCTCCGCGTGGCCCGGGTAGCGCAGCGTCTTCTCGATCATGGTCGGGGTCTGCGACGTCGTGAGCAGAGTTCGAAGGCCGTCCGTGTTGAACGCCTCCAGCGTGCCGACGCCCGCCACCTCGATGCGCTCGCGCTCCGACAGAGCCGGCAGCGTGATCTCCTGGCCGTTGCGGCGGAATCGTGCCGGTCGCGTGTACTCCTCGATCACGTCGATCGGTGAGAACGGCGCGCGGTACTCGTACGGCCAGCGGCGCTGCACGGGCAGGCCACCCACGCAGCAGGAGAAGCGGCTGACCTCGTCGAGCAGGCGTTCCATGCGCCCGAGGATCAGGTTGCTGCAGCCGGGCGCAACGCCGCAGTCGACGATGGCGGTGACGCCCTGTTCACGCGCAAGCGCGTCCAGCTCGAAGGGATCGCGATCGAAGAAGCTGATGTCGACGACGTTGCGACGTGCCCGCAGCACGCGCTCCAGCGTCGCATACCCCATGTGTCCGGCCACCGCGCCCACGACCAGGTCCGCGTCCGCAATCACCCGGTCGATTTCCTCGCCGCGCGAAAGATCGGCCCGCTCGCACTCCACGTTGCGGAGTCCCTGGAGCGGGGCGAGCGAGCTGGCCGCGACATCGACCGCCCTGACCGTGAACGTGCCGTCCACGGCGAGGTCCTTGATGATCGCGCGGCCGACACGGCCGGCGCCGAGAACCGTGATTCGCATGCGAGTCCGGGCTGGAGGAAGAAACGGGCGGCGACCAGTCTGGCCGCCGCCCGGGATTGTAGCGTGCTCTCCGAAGGAAGCAAACGCCGCTCAGCGGATGACCGGCTCGGGTGCGACGTCCTCCTCCTCCATCTGCCGGTTGCGCTCCGATTCGGGCTGCCTGCCGAACGCCCACGAGATCCCGATCGTCGCCCGGCGCATGCTGAACTCGCTGCGGCCGATCTGCACGTGTGTCGGGTCCCTAGTCACGAACTCGGAATTCCAGAGGTCGAAGGGATCCATGACGCTGACGTTGATCGAGCCCTTGCCGTCGAAGAAGCGCTGGCGCAGCCCCATGTGCATCATGGTGCGCGCACCGATGCGGCCCTGCGGCACGTCACGCGCCGGTGTGTACGACACCATCATCTGCGCGCTCAGCGTGCTGGTCAGCGCACCGTTGATGTTCGCGCGCACGGACATCCGCGTCGACGTGCCCGAATAGGTCGCGGCGAGGTTGCTGGCGTCGCGATCCTCGCGGTTCATGCTCAGGCTGGCGAAGCCGCCCCAGCCGCCAATCGGCCGCAGTGATGCGGTGAGCGATGCGCCGTACGACTCCTGGGACGCGACGTTCTCCCAGGTGACCGTCGAGACGCCGTCCGCATCGACGGTCTTGATCTGCGCCCAGTCGTTCTCCGTGCTGCGGTAGTACGGCGACAGGCGGAGCGTGCCCCAGCGCGCGGTGCGGCTGAGGTCCAGGCTGAAGCTGTTGGTGTACTGCGGCTCGATGTACGGGTTGCCGATCGTTCGGTTGAGCGGGTCCGTCGAGTCGTCGATCGGGTTCAGGATGTGCGAGCGCGGCCGCCGGATCCGGCGCGTGTACGACAGCCGCGCCTGCGTGCCTTCACTCAGCTCGTAGCTGATGTTCGCACTCGGGAAGAGGCTCGCGTAATCGTTCTCGAAACTCTCTCCATCGGGCAGAGTGAAGCGCGTGTCGGCACGCTCCGCGCGCAGGCCGACCTGCGCACCGAAGCGGCCGAATCGCCTCGTGACGGTGCCGTAGATCGAGTTGAACAGCTCGCGGTGCTCGAAGCCGGTCTGGCTCACGTCCGCGGTACCGTCATCGATGAGCTCCAGCAGCCGCTCCTCGTCCAGTGTCTCCAGCTCACTGCGCACCCCGATCTCCAGCTGCCCCTCCTCGCCCAGTGGCCGGGTGTAGTCGAGCCGGGCCGACAGCTCCCGCTCCGCTTCCTCCAGCGTGAGCAGCGTCAGGTCGGCCGGCGTGATCGGCGCATCGGGATCCGCCAGCTCGAGAAGGGTTTCGACGTCGTCATCCTGGTCATTGCCGCCGCGGTCCGCCTCCAGCTCGATCGAAAGCTCGTGGTTGCGCGGGTCCGGTGCCCAGCGGAAGCCGAGCGTCCCCCTGGCGTTGCTACGGCGTGAGTCACGGATCGACGTGCGCGTGTACTGCTGCGTGGGCACGCTGTCCGCGTCCATCTGTGTCGTCGTGGTCACGGCGTCGCGATCGAAGCCGAAACGGCTCACGCGGCCCTCCACCCACAGGAGGCTGTTGTCCGTGAGCTCGTACTCCG is a genomic window of Longimicrobiales bacterium containing:
- a CDS encoding DUF3618 domain-containing protein; this encodes MAEEQTRMSDPDSGNRSPDEIRRDIERTRMDLHETVDAIERRLTPGELFDEFWGRMRSGSGGAGEVVKDHPVPIALMGLGLGWLAIEKATGRDQSTRRHEDGPSVEWTPDDSMEWEDNSPGRMERIRDTASSLKDSASHLGERASDAGHRMGDAASSAGQRVSETASHARDRARETAEHTKERARSTARRAQDQFERIRHEQPLALGAITFGLGLAAGMMAPTTRWEDEHIGPASDSLKDTARETAGEVKEVAREVAGEAKQVAREAKDSIEESARETEGHSIGERIGDAVDRAKETAMHAASEHNIDREGLRDRGREIAGHARDSVREARDEMRGEQQRTTGMAASSGSRPSGEVSGTGGAGRTSATGGTSSSQQRVGDTDWSRAEGMRGSGRTQDTTDRSSGTSDHSSSQQGDRPDRTGRDDQSRR
- a CDS encoding phage holin family protein, which gives rise to MSTTPYGGSIGSPTDGARIPVQRTTVRDERSIGQLFKELQSESSTLVRQEVELAKAEVMESVRSYARSAVSMAIGGALLLAALFGVLWTINMALTALLEDAVGLENAVWLSPLILSAVIAIIGYSMVKGASNRMREESLVPRRTTETLKEEKQWLKNRHA
- a CDS encoding alkaline phosphatase family protein encodes the protein MIGLLVGLIAIEWLRPTIIRRVGGPIQTVAEALTPGLSRHVVIVSIDGLRPDAIARYDAPTLQRLVATGRYTLRARTVVPSKTLPAHTSMLTGASLEQHGVSWNEPLSDSVLSVPTIFERARRHGLVTAAFFSKPKMEMLASGSGYDYVQRPVGGLMGMLGGDVHEDVRALLREEKPHLLFVHIGDPDYIGHITGWMTPFYGNAVARADDALEEIITVADSAYGVGEYTLIVTADHGGHGRDHTGPDPVDVHIPWIVAGKGVRGSGELRSQVRVFDTGPTALWLLGIRIDASLAGRPVREAFEAATAETVAQDSVAGAGSHP
- a CDS encoding saccharopine dehydrogenase C-terminal domain-containing protein: MRITVLGAGRVGRAIIKDLAVDGTFTVRAVDVAASSLAPLQGLRNVECERADLSRGEEIDRVIADADLVVGAVAGHMGYATLERVLRARRNVVDISFFDRDPFELDALAREQGVTAIVDCGVAPGCSNLILGRMERLLDEVSRFSCCVGGLPVQRRWPYEYRAPFSPIDVIEEYTRPARFRRNGQEITLPALSERERIEVAGVGTLEAFNTDGLRTLLTTSQTPTMIEKTLRYPGHAELMEVLRETGFFRTDFVKIGGTAVRPLEVSAKLLFAAWEFTPGEEDLTAMRVEVEGVRAGRRVLHTFQMLDRYDRATQTTSMARTTGYTCTSAVRMVAAGLYRRPGISPPEFAGADQRCYDFIMTGLRERGVVFEETVTEL
- a CDS encoding TonB-dependent receptor gives rise to the protein MRFLLLAGLFLLAASPVRAQDATLIRGTVRAADTQRPLPIADVVIRSAADTTQVVATARTLPNGMFRVAGAPAGTYLVQALFVGYSPASQRITLAAGDTVDVGVLELPVSAIALEGVTVATERAPATFAPDRTIYSTQDMPVASGGVATEVLRSIPELEVDIDGAVQLRGSSPEIYLNGRPAPMQGEALSVFLQQFPADRIERVEVIPSPSARYDAEGAGGIVNIVLKEDVDLGLSGSVFANAGTRGEVGGGGRLAMQRGPLTLFGGAFARYSNNDDTSFDLRKNLVTTPETFLRQDSHNESEGLSGSVDLTAEYELTDNSLLWVEGRVSRFGFDRDAVTTTTQMDADSVPTQQYTRTSIRDSRRSNARGTLGFRWAPDPRNHELSIELEADRGGNDQDDDVETLLELADPDAPITPADLTLLTLEEAERELSARLDYTRPLGEEGQLEIGVRSELETLDEERLLELIDDGTADVSQTGFEHRELFNSIYGTVTRRFGRFGAQVGLRAERADTRFTLPDGESFENDYASLFPSANISYELSEGTQARLSYTRRIRRPRSHILNPIDDSTDPLNRTIGNPYIEPQYTNSFSLDLSRTARWGTLRLSPYYRSTENDWAQIKTVDADGVSTVTWENVASQESYGASLTASLRPIGGWGGFASLSMNREDRDASNLAATYSGTSTRMSVRANINGALTSTLSAQMMVSYTPARDVPQGRIGARTMMHMGLRQRFFDGKGSINVSVMDPFDLWNSEFVTRDPTHVQIGRSEFSMRRATIGISWAFGRQPESERNRQMEEEDVAPEPVIR